From the Quercus lobata isolate SW786 chromosome 6, ValleyOak3.0 Primary Assembly, whole genome shotgun sequence genome, one window contains:
- the LOC115949915 gene encoding uncharacterized protein LOC115949915 has translation MFIKREKLAIEKESKEEKLNIEKETIMIEKKKYEMTERLEEERIMMIDTSGLTGTQKAFYKQLQEKIMVASMNHYLFRKFLLDDSDEDEIIEELVMETSQPKHRHSIRRNYLVGNERLFLDYFAPTPIYPPALFRRRFQMKRSLFFRIQSKVETHDSYFVQKRNSAKKFGLSSLQKITAALRMLAYGVLGDLIDEYVRIGETTALESLKKFVTAIIDVFFEEYLRKPNNEDIARLLAHGERQDFPDMLGSIDCMYWK, from the exons atgtttattaagAGGGAAAAACTTGCGATCGAGAAGGAAAGCAAGGAAGAAAAGCTTAATATTGAGAAGGAAACAATCatgattgagaagaaaaaatatgagATGACAGAAAGGTTAGAGGAGGAGAGAATCATGATGATAGATACAAGTGGCTTGACTGGAACACAAAAAGCTTTTTATAAACAACTCCAAGAGAAAATCATG GTTGCATCCATGAATCACTATTTGTTTCGCAAGTTCCTTCTTGATGACTCAGATGAAGATGAGATAATCGAAGAACTTGTTATGGAAACATCACAACCTAAACATCGTCATTCTATCCGACGTAATTATTTGGTAGGCAATGAGAGgctttttcttgattattttgcTCCCACACCAATATATCCACCCGCTTTATTTCGTAGGAGATTTCAGATGAAGCGTTCTCTTTTTTTCCGTATTCAATCTAAGGTAGAAACTCATGACTCTTACTttgtccaaaaaagaaatagtgcCAAAAAATTTGGTTTATCTTCATTACAAAAGATAACTGCTGCACTTAGAATGCTTGCATATGGAGTATTGGGTGATTTGATAGATGAATATGTGCGGATTGGAGAAACTACTGCAttagaaagtttgaaaaaatttgttactGCGATAATTGATGTTTTCTTTGAGGAATACTTGAGAAAGCCAAACAATGAAGACATTGCTAGACTGTTAGCTCACGGCGAACGCCAAGATTTTCCAGATATGTTAGGTTCAATTGATTGCATGTATTGGAAGTGA
- the LOC115949916 gene encoding early nodulin-75-like produces MSTKHLVLLLLAVVLLTTHSLADHHKPPHKPPHKPPSAEETSLDSNLDGKPPKGYKPPPKHKPPTSLDGIDEEKPPHKEQPIGPKKPPHRPPAQESSLEPNLDGKPPKGYKPPPKHKPPTSN; encoded by the coding sequence ATGTCTACCAAACACTTGGTTTTGTTGCTTCTCGCAGTGGTGCTTCTCACTACTCACTCTCTGGCTGATCACCATAAGCCACCACACAAACCACCGCACAAACCTCCTTCAGCTGAGGAGACTTCCTTGGATTCAAATTTGGATGGCAAACCTCCCAAGGGATACAAGCCACCACCAAAACACAAGCCACCTACCTCATTGGATGGGATTGATGAGGAAAAACCCCCACACAAGGAACAACCAATAGGCCCTAAAAAACCACCACACAGGCCTCCAGCACAGGAGTCCTCACTGGAACCAAACTTAGATGGCAAGCCTCCCAAGGGTTACAAGCCACCACCAAAACACAAGCCTCCAACGTCCAACTGA